In a genomic window of Larus michahellis chromosome 3, bLarMic1.1, whole genome shotgun sequence:
- the MCFD2 gene encoding multiple coagulation factor deficiency protein 2, with translation MRGQRGRGRRARRVRGVRGEAGDGGRPAPSATPPAPLLEPAGGTATAAAIRRRDIMMAQRVFRMHLLFCFLAAFFISALAEEHGGESQHANIRLDKNLVQDKDHIMEHLEGVIEKPESEMSPQELQLHYFKMHDYDGNNLLDGLELATAISHVHKEEGGEHTQAMKEEELISLIDDVLRDDDKNNDGYIDYAEFAKSLE, from the exons atgagggggcagagggggcggggccggcgcgcgCGGCGGGTGCGTGGGGTCAGAGGTGAGGCTGGGGATGGTGGCCGGCCTGCCCCGAGTGCGACGCCACCTGCCCCTCTGCTGGAGCCCGCCGGAGGGACGGCGACGGCAGCAGCCATCCGCCGCAGG gaTATCATGATGGCCCAAAGGGTTTTTAGAATGCAtttgctgttctgctttctgGCCGCGTTCTTCATCTCTGCCCTAGCTGAGGAACACGGAGGAGAGAGTCAACATGCAAATATTCGCCTTGATAAGAACTTGGTACAAGATAAAGA ccacATCATGGAACATTTGGAAGGTGTTATTGAGAAACCAGAATCTGAGATGTCTCCACAAGAGTTGCAGCTTCATTACTTCAAAATGCATGATTATGATGGCAATAATTTGTTAGACGGATTAGAGCTTGCTACTGCTATATCACACGTCCACAAAGAG gaAGGTGGTGAACATACCCAGGCAATGAAAGAAGAAGAGCTAATTAGTCTAATAGATGATGTCTTAAGAGATGACGATAAGAACAATGACGGATACATTGACTATGCAGAATTTGCAAAATCACTGGAATAA